A portion of the Edaphobacter lichenicola genome contains these proteins:
- a CDS encoding aldo/keto reductase has product MEYVNLGKTGLKVSRLSLGCMSYGVPPAGPLRPGSHAWALNEADSQPFFKQALDLGINFFDTANIYTVGSSEELLGRFLKANTKREDTVIATKLFNAMRDDPNAKGLSRKQIFFELDQSLKRLGTDYVDLYQIHRWDYETPIEETMEALHDVVKSGKVRYIGASSMYSWQFAKALYIADLHGWTRFVSMQNHYNLLYREEEREMMGLCQAEGIGVIPWSPLARGRLARAWDAETTKRNDTDQFAKSIYTKTQDADKKVVDRLGELSDKRGIPRATLALAWMLSKPYITAPIVGATKPNHLTDALAALTVKLTPDEITSLEEPYIPHPVLGFS; this is encoded by the coding sequence ATGGAATACGTGAATCTCGGCAAGACCGGCCTCAAGGTATCTCGCCTCAGCCTCGGTTGCATGTCCTACGGCGTCCCACCCGCTGGCCCGCTACGTCCCGGCAGCCACGCCTGGGCTCTCAACGAGGCCGACAGCCAGCCCTTCTTCAAACAGGCCCTCGACCTCGGCATCAACTTCTTCGACACCGCCAACATCTACACCGTCGGCTCCAGCGAAGAACTCCTTGGCCGCTTCCTCAAAGCCAACACCAAACGCGAAGACACCGTTATCGCCACCAAACTCTTCAACGCCATGCGCGACGACCCCAACGCCAAGGGCCTATCCCGCAAGCAGATCTTCTTCGAACTCGACCAGAGCCTCAAGCGCCTCGGCACCGACTACGTCGACCTCTACCAGATCCACCGCTGGGACTACGAAACCCCCATCGAAGAGACCATGGAAGCTCTCCACGACGTCGTGAAGTCCGGCAAGGTCCGCTACATCGGAGCCTCGTCCATGTACTCCTGGCAGTTCGCCAAGGCTCTCTACATCGCCGACCTCCACGGCTGGACCCGCTTCGTCTCCATGCAGAACCACTACAACCTCCTCTACCGCGAAGAGGAGCGCGAGATGATGGGTCTCTGCCAGGCCGAAGGCATCGGCGTCATCCCCTGGAGCCCGCTGGCTCGCGGTCGTCTAGCCCGTGCGTGGGACGCCGAAACCACCAAGCGCAACGACACCGACCAGTTCGCGAAATCCATCTACACCAAGACCCAGGACGCCGACAAAAAAGTAGTCGATCGTCTTGGCGAGCTATCGGACAAGCGAGGCATTCCTCGCGCAACGTTGGCCTTGGCGTGGATGCTCAGCAAACCCTACATCACCGCGCCCATCGTAGGCGCCACCAAACCCAACCACCTGACCGACGCATTAGCTGCCCTCACCGTCAAGCTCACACCAGACGAAATCACCTCACTCGAAGAGCCCTACATCCCACACCCGGTCCTAGGCTTCAGCTAA
- the hisF gene encoding imidazole glycerol phosphate synthase subunit HisF translates to MLTKRIIACLDVRDGRVVKGVQFVDIVDAGDPAELAHRHAAAGADEIVLLDITATHEGRGTLLDTVKRTAATLFVPFTVGGGIRSAEDAAAVFDAGADKVSINSSAIARPELIGEIGGSFGAQAVIVAIDARRIEGAGVEEAEVFVSGGRKATGRRVLDWAREAESRGAGEILLTSMDTDGMRGGFDCELTAMVSGAVQIPVIASGGAGTAGHFVEVFGRGKADAALAASIFHFGVTDSRELKMELQRAGVPVRLPC, encoded by the coding sequence ATGCTGACGAAGCGGATCATTGCCTGTCTGGATGTGCGCGACGGGCGCGTCGTGAAGGGCGTGCAGTTCGTGGATATCGTCGATGCGGGCGATCCAGCGGAGTTGGCGCATCGTCATGCGGCTGCGGGAGCGGATGAGATCGTGCTGCTGGATATTACGGCGACGCATGAAGGGCGTGGAACGCTGCTCGATACGGTGAAGCGGACGGCAGCGACGCTGTTTGTGCCGTTTACGGTTGGTGGTGGAATTCGGAGCGCTGAGGATGCTGCTGCGGTGTTCGATGCTGGCGCGGATAAGGTGAGTATCAACTCGTCTGCGATTGCGCGGCCTGAGTTGATTGGTGAAATTGGTGGAAGCTTTGGAGCGCAGGCTGTAATTGTGGCTATCGATGCTCGTCGGATTGAAGGCGCTGGTGTTGAAGAGGCTGAAGTTTTTGTGAGTGGTGGTCGGAAGGCTACCGGGCGGCGGGTTTTGGATTGGGCTCGCGAGGCAGAGTCGCGTGGGGCTGGGGAGATTTTGCTGACCTCGATGGACACCGATGGGATGCGGGGCGGCTTTGATTGTGAGTTGACCGCTATGGTGAGTGGAGCGGTCCAGATTCCGGTGATTGCTTCAGGCGGGGCAGGGACTGCGGGGCACTTTGTTGAGGTCTTTGGAAGAGGGAAAGCGGACGCTGCGCTTGCGGCTAGTATCTTTCACTTTGGCGTGACGGATTCGCGGGAGTTGAAGATGGAGTTGCAGCGAGCTGGCGTGCCGGTTCGGCTTCCCTGCTAG
- a CDS encoding biotin/lipoyl-containing protein — translation MPFLYELKIAAEEPSYTFVQQLVPAGSLVGTGQAVCTLTDGAMEFHVPAPRQGLLVEWFVEHGAVIENGDSLARIVCEGELVAVPAAVPMRLG, via the coding sequence ATGCCTTTTTTGTATGAGCTAAAGATTGCGGCTGAAGAGCCTTCGTACACCTTTGTCCAGCAGTTGGTTCCTGCGGGATCGCTTGTCGGGACGGGGCAGGCGGTTTGCACGCTGACGGATGGGGCTATGGAGTTTCATGTCCCTGCGCCGCGTCAGGGTTTGTTGGTGGAGTGGTTTGTGGAGCATGGCGCGGTGATCGAGAATGGTGACTCACTGGCTCGGATTGTGTGTGAGGGTGAGTTGGTTGCGGTGCCTGCGGCGGTGCCGATGAGGTTGGGATAG
- the hisB gene encoding imidazoleglycerol-phosphate dehydratase HisB, which produces MKKTNVPEIRSGIIKRDTTETQIVLKLVVDGQGVYKISTGIRFFDHMLELFTRHGGFDLTLKCTGDLDVDQHHTVEDIGIALGEAFGKALGNKKGILRAGYFVMAMDETLAVAAVDLSGRVAYVVDDKVKVRLVGDFQTELLADFFDGFARGARANVHVKTMYGRSNHHKIEAIFKAFARALRGACSRDERMKEMLPSTKGLL; this is translated from the coding sequence ATGAAGAAGACTAATGTCCCAGAGATCCGCTCAGGAATAATCAAGCGAGATACTACAGAGACGCAGATCGTACTGAAGCTCGTTGTCGACGGACAGGGAGTCTACAAGATATCTACTGGTATTCGTTTTTTTGACCACATGCTGGAGCTCTTCACGAGGCATGGAGGATTCGATCTGACGTTGAAGTGTACTGGCGACCTTGATGTCGATCAGCACCACACGGTAGAGGATATTGGGATTGCGCTAGGAGAGGCGTTTGGCAAGGCGTTGGGTAATAAGAAGGGCATCCTGCGCGCTGGTTACTTTGTAATGGCGATGGACGAGACGCTTGCCGTGGCTGCGGTGGATCTAAGTGGGCGCGTTGCTTACGTCGTCGACGACAAGGTAAAAGTGAGACTAGTGGGAGATTTCCAAACCGAGTTGCTAGCTGATTTTTTTGATGGGTTTGCTCGTGGAGCAAGGGCTAATGTACATGTGAAGACCATGTATGGCCGCAGCAATCATCACAAGATCGAGGCGATCTTCAAAGCATTTGCAAGGGCGTTGCGCGGCGCTTGTTCTCGGGACGAACGGATGAAGGAGATGCTGCCTTCGACGAAGGGTTTGTTATAA
- a CDS encoding VWA domain-containing protein, whose amino-acid sequence MRSLCLAAAIFTLALAPILHAQEAPEPGGPPPASDAAAQPVDIGDTQTLKVQVNLVNVYFSVRDKSGFITNLHKDDCSIYEDKALQKTKNFTQEKNLPLTIGILLDTSGSQRNVLPLEQQSGAEFLKDVLTPKDEAFLISFDINVNLLADYTNSPREIKRSIDSAEINTGAGTGSVTGNGSARGTLLYDAVYLAAHDKLRQEAGRKILVLLTDGGDQGSQETLKTATEAAQKANAIVYVILLSDRGFYGGGFGINLADTGARDMERLASETGGRVINVGNNGKKLQEAFDQIQDELRTQYLASFTPTNAKIDGTFRTLNITCQPGQKIQARKGYYAMADALGKDD is encoded by the coding sequence ATGCGCTCTCTCTGCCTCGCTGCCGCCATCTTCACCCTCGCTCTCGCCCCCATCCTCCACGCGCAGGAGGCACCCGAACCCGGCGGCCCACCCCCCGCCAGCGACGCCGCCGCCCAGCCCGTCGACATCGGCGACACCCAGACCCTCAAAGTTCAAGTCAACCTCGTCAACGTCTACTTCTCCGTCCGCGACAAGAGCGGCTTCATCACCAACCTCCACAAAGACGACTGCAGCATCTACGAAGACAAGGCTCTCCAGAAGACCAAGAACTTCACTCAGGAGAAAAATCTCCCCCTCACCATCGGCATCCTCCTCGACACCAGCGGCAGCCAGCGCAACGTCCTCCCCCTCGAACAGCAATCCGGCGCAGAGTTCCTCAAAGACGTCCTCACCCCCAAAGACGAGGCCTTCCTCATCTCCTTCGACATTAACGTCAACCTCCTCGCCGACTACACCAACAGCCCACGCGAGATCAAACGCTCCATCGACTCCGCTGAGATAAACACCGGCGCAGGCACCGGCTCCGTCACCGGCAACGGCTCCGCCCGCGGCACCCTCCTCTACGACGCCGTCTACCTCGCCGCCCACGACAAGCTCCGCCAGGAGGCAGGCCGCAAGATCCTCGTCCTCCTCACCGACGGCGGCGACCAAGGCTCGCAGGAGACCCTCAAGACCGCCACTGAAGCAGCCCAGAAGGCCAACGCCATCGTCTACGTCATCCTCCTCTCCGACCGCGGCTTCTACGGCGGCGGCTTTGGCATCAACCTCGCCGACACTGGCGCACGCGACATGGAGCGTCTCGCCTCCGAGACTGGCGGCCGCGTCATCAACGTAGGCAACAACGGCAAAAAGCTTCAGGAAGCCTTCGACCAGATCCAGGACGAGCTCCGCACCCAATACCTCGCCAGCTTCACCCCCACCAACGCCAAGATCGACGGCACCTTCCGCACCCTCAACATCACCTGCCAGCCCGGCCAGAAGATCCAGGCCCGCAAAGGCTACTACGCCATGGCCGACGCCTTGGGCAAAGACGACTAA
- a CDS encoding EamA family transporter, which translates to MEMLLHGNALLALAAAVLWGGGDFSGGMGVKHAGGSMGAALRVILLSHCASFSVLVLIAWSRGDAFPHGAALAWGLVAGATAGISLACFYIALSRGAMGASAALSGLLAAAIPAAFSAQAEGSPGLLRLIGFVVAGAAIWLIAAGENAEAKPADRGTFWLAVIGGVGFGIYFTALKLAAAKTGVIWPLATCRMGSLTVCSLMLVGMSFRAKAGGVQARVTRPVVLWALATALLDTSGNLLYIAATRAGRLDVAAVLASLYPASTILLAAWTLSERPTRRQGLGMAVAAVAVVMITV; encoded by the coding sequence ATGGAGATGTTGTTGCACGGAAATGCGCTGCTGGCGCTGGCTGCGGCAGTGCTGTGGGGCGGCGGCGACTTTTCGGGCGGCATGGGCGTGAAGCACGCCGGCGGTTCGATGGGAGCCGCTCTCCGGGTGATCCTGCTGAGCCATTGTGCGAGCTTCAGCGTGCTGGTTCTGATTGCGTGGTCGCGTGGGGACGCGTTTCCGCACGGCGCAGCGCTGGCTTGGGGATTGGTTGCAGGGGCGACGGCGGGGATCTCGCTGGCTTGTTTCTACATTGCGCTGTCGCGAGGGGCGATGGGGGCTTCGGCTGCGTTGAGCGGGCTGCTGGCGGCGGCTATACCGGCGGCGTTTTCGGCTCAGGCGGAGGGGTCGCCGGGGCTATTGCGGCTGATTGGGTTTGTGGTGGCTGGGGCGGCGATCTGGTTGATCGCGGCAGGCGAGAATGCGGAGGCAAAGCCGGCGGACCGCGGGACTTTTTGGCTTGCGGTGATTGGCGGCGTCGGTTTTGGCATCTACTTCACGGCGCTGAAGCTGGCCGCGGCGAAGACGGGCGTGATCTGGCCGTTGGCTACGTGCAGAATGGGGAGCCTGACGGTGTGCTCGTTGATGCTGGTGGGGATGTCGTTCCGCGCTAAGGCCGGTGGGGTGCAAGCACGGGTGACGCGGCCTGTGGTGCTTTGGGCTTTGGCTACGGCACTACTCGATACCTCGGGGAATCTTCTTTATATTGCGGCGACGCGGGCGGGACGGCTGGATGTGGCTGCGGTGTTGGCTTCGCTGTATCCGGCATCGACGATTTTGTTGGCGGCGTGGACTCTGAGTGAGCGGCCTACGCGGCGGCAGGGGCTGGGGATGGCTGTGGCGGCGGTAGCGGTGGTGATGATTACGGTTTAG
- a CDS encoding 1-(5-phosphoribosyl)-5-[(5-phosphoribosylamino)methylideneamino]imidazole-4-carboxamide isomerase, with the protein MLIPSIDLMGGQIVQLVQGEKLKLAFDDFEYWIERFAKYPLVQLIDLDAAMRKGDNRSLIEMICKRLPCQVGGGLKTAEDGKLLLEAGAKRVIYGSSLFRPAEPDHIRRHKLIYLEFAEGLKSSLGEEALVFSVDTKAGKVAVKGWKDSVDLTPEEAITWLEDYCAAFLYTHVDREGTMQGFPIDVAAILRACTAKQLIVAGGIKEQSEVEALDAMGVDAVAGMAVYTGAMEA; encoded by the coding sequence ATGCTAATACCATCAATCGACCTCATGGGCGGACAAATCGTCCAACTAGTCCAGGGCGAAAAATTAAAGCTAGCCTTCGACGACTTCGAGTACTGGATCGAACGCTTCGCCAAATACCCTCTGGTCCAGCTCATCGACCTCGACGCAGCGATGCGCAAGGGCGACAACCGCTCTCTCATCGAGATGATCTGCAAACGCCTCCCCTGCCAAGTCGGAGGCGGCCTCAAAACCGCAGAAGACGGCAAACTCCTCCTCGAAGCCGGGGCCAAACGAGTCATCTACGGCTCCAGCCTCTTCCGCCCTGCCGAACCCGACCACATCCGCCGTCACAAGCTCATCTACCTCGAATTCGCCGAAGGCCTCAAGTCCTCACTCGGCGAAGAGGCCCTGGTCTTCAGCGTAGATACCAAAGCTGGCAAAGTAGCGGTCAAAGGCTGGAAAGACTCAGTCGACCTCACACCCGAAGAGGCCATCACCTGGCTCGAAGACTACTGCGCCGCCTTCCTCTACACCCACGTCGACAGGGAAGGAACGATGCAGGGCTTCCCTATCGACGTAGCCGCAATCCTCAGAGCCTGCACCGCCAAACAATTAATCGTAGCCGGAGGCATCAAAGAGCAAAGCGAAGTCGAAGCACTCGACGCAATGGGCGTAGACGCCGTAGCCGGGATGGCCGTCTACACCGGCGCGATGGAAGCATAG
- a CDS encoding VWA domain-containing protein: MMLGQPVKEMAQAQQSAPTQEAIPDGPKPQAIPDAPKPQELPVGQVTPGAGTTEDSSGSTSDDGGVPSKLSSAAAQKADQGPPPEDVPAGQGPEYVIRAHVDFVEVPFTVKDNKGRLVPGLTWRDVRVYENNLRQQLSLFTVDPFPLSVALVIDQSMTFDNMAKVNNALAALQGAFTPYDEVSLITYNNGPRTVTQFTGAQSARLTQALEVSKSTGREPMMYSSGPLSQNININNGQDSHTDPNTNSTHGTSVLGIQNVPREAHTLNDAILAAGIALSKTATGRRRIVYVISDGKEYGSTAKFAQVVKYLNTNKIAVFGTLVGDSSLPVVGFFDRMHLPLTMRDNILPAYANATGGNFDGEFRQRGIETSFAKIAEEVRTQYTVGYYTHEPFVDGKYRTLEVKVLRPNLTVIAKKGYYPTAGDQRPAGVTQVK, from the coding sequence ATGATGCTTGGACAGCCAGTAAAAGAGATGGCGCAGGCGCAGCAGAGTGCACCGACACAGGAGGCGATCCCTGATGGGCCAAAGCCACAGGCGATTCCGGACGCTCCGAAGCCGCAGGAACTGCCGGTAGGCCAGGTTACGCCAGGCGCCGGGACGACGGAGGATTCGTCGGGGTCGACCTCGGACGACGGGGGAGTGCCGAGCAAACTGTCTTCGGCGGCGGCACAGAAGGCCGACCAGGGACCACCGCCGGAGGATGTTCCGGCCGGGCAGGGACCGGAGTATGTGATCCGCGCGCATGTCGACTTTGTCGAAGTGCCGTTTACGGTGAAGGACAACAAGGGCAGGCTGGTGCCGGGGCTTACGTGGCGCGATGTTCGGGTGTATGAGAACAATCTGCGGCAGCAGTTGAGTTTGTTTACGGTCGATCCGTTTCCTCTGTCGGTGGCGCTGGTGATCGATCAGAGCATGACGTTCGACAATATGGCCAAGGTGAACAACGCTCTGGCGGCGTTGCAGGGTGCGTTTACTCCGTATGACGAGGTTTCGTTGATTACGTATAACAACGGGCCGAGGACCGTGACGCAGTTTACGGGAGCGCAGAGCGCGAGGTTGACACAGGCGCTCGAGGTGTCGAAGTCGACTGGGCGCGAGCCGATGATGTATAGCTCGGGGCCGCTGTCGCAGAACATCAACATCAACAACGGACAGGATAGCCATACCGATCCGAATACGAATTCGACCCATGGGACCAGCGTTCTGGGGATTCAGAATGTGCCGCGCGAGGCGCATACGCTGAACGATGCGATTCTGGCGGCGGGTATTGCGCTGTCGAAGACGGCGACGGGACGACGCAGGATTGTTTATGTCATCAGCGATGGCAAAGAGTATGGCAGCACGGCGAAGTTTGCCCAGGTGGTGAAGTACCTGAACACGAACAAGATTGCGGTGTTTGGGACGCTGGTGGGAGATTCTTCGCTGCCGGTGGTTGGATTTTTCGACCGGATGCATCTGCCGCTGACGATGCGCGACAACATTCTGCCAGCGTATGCGAACGCTACGGGCGGGAACTTCGATGGGGAGTTCCGGCAGAGGGGTATCGAGACGAGCTTTGCGAAGATCGCGGAAGAGGTGCGGACGCAGTATACGGTCGGCTACTACACGCATGAGCCCTTCGTCGATGGCAAGTACCGGACGCTCGAGGTTAAGGTGCTGAGGCCGAACCTGACCGTGATCGCAAAGAAGGGATACTACCCGACGGCAGGCGATCAGCGGCCGGCAGGAGTTACGCAAGTCAAGTAG
- the hisC gene encoding histidinol-phosphate transaminase: MRTTPNLATELKTVQPRKAVLEMPEYHPPLAGRDALRLDFNENTFAPSPKVMERLRAVTGEELTKYPEREPVERLVAKHLGLRTEQVLLTNGVDEAIHLICATFLDADDEALISTPTFFMYDVNIKMMTPHLRKVQADATLEFPFERFMAAITERTKLIIIASPNNPTGAVVRREHLLAIAAAAPHAVMMVDEAYYHFHGESTMKDLATVPNLIVARTFSKAYGLANLRVGMLAGNAELLKFVRKTGSPYNVNGIALACLPAAIADDEYIAWYTEQVRVGRERMMNGLRKLGVPFFFSHANFVLMNIGPKHKALVETMHTRGVLLRDRSTDPGCDGFVRITIGLEEHVTRGLDALEASLQEIGWSPTV; this comes from the coding sequence ATGAGGACTACTCCCAATTTGGCTACTGAATTGAAGACGGTCCAGCCGCGTAAGGCAGTTCTGGAGATGCCTGAGTACCATCCGCCGTTGGCAGGAAGAGACGCGTTGCGCTTGGACTTCAACGAAAACACATTCGCTCCTTCGCCTAAGGTTATGGAAAGATTGCGCGCGGTGACAGGAGAAGAGCTGACAAAGTATCCCGAGAGAGAACCTGTGGAGCGCCTTGTCGCCAAACACCTTGGATTGCGGACGGAGCAAGTTTTACTGACCAATGGCGTAGACGAGGCGATTCATCTGATATGCGCGACGTTTCTCGACGCGGATGATGAAGCACTCATTTCTACGCCGACGTTCTTCATGTACGACGTAAACATAAAGATGATGACGCCGCATCTACGAAAGGTACAGGCTGATGCGACACTGGAGTTCCCGTTTGAACGGTTTATGGCAGCGATTACAGAACGTACAAAGCTGATTATTATTGCCTCGCCCAATAATCCAACGGGCGCAGTCGTTAGGCGAGAGCATCTGCTCGCTATCGCCGCTGCGGCTCCACATGCAGTGATGATGGTGGATGAGGCCTACTATCATTTTCATGGCGAGTCGACGATGAAAGATCTCGCGACGGTACCGAACTTGATCGTGGCTCGAACTTTTTCAAAAGCATATGGACTGGCAAATCTGCGCGTTGGCATGCTGGCTGGAAACGCCGAGTTGTTGAAGTTCGTGCGGAAGACCGGCTCTCCATACAACGTAAATGGAATAGCGCTTGCTTGTCTGCCGGCAGCAATTGCCGATGACGAATATATTGCTTGGTACACCGAGCAGGTGCGCGTGGGAAGGGAGCGGATGATGAATGGTCTCCGAAAGTTAGGAGTTCCCTTCTTCTTCAGCCATGCAAACTTTGTGCTGATGAATATAGGACCAAAACATAAGGCATTGGTAGAGACAATGCATACGCGAGGGGTTCTACTGAGAGATCGATCGACCGATCCAGGATGTGATGGCTTCGTGCGCATCACAATTGGGTTGGAAGAGCACGTGACACGGGGCCTGGATGCTTTAGAAGCTTCGTTGCAAGAGATTGGCTGGAGCCCGACAGTATGA
- a CDS encoding GNAT family N-acetyltransferase, which produces MSLRCLDDIVTSRLSLITTTPEMLRSEQAGEGRLSELIRCVVPPNWPHENWEPHVYDFLLKQLEEHPEQLGWNRYVGLVSPDGSRTLIGSLGGFTKDDSSEAEIGYGFLPEFQGQGFATEGARALIEYLRGHEGIVSVIAHTFPSIPASIRVMEKCGMVFDGDGEEAGTVRYRLVLRPLVLAPVLTG; this is translated from the coding sequence ATGTCGCTTCGATGCCTTGACGATATCGTCACGTCACGTCTTTCTCTGATTACTACAACGCCCGAGATGCTGAGGTCGGAACAGGCCGGCGAAGGCCGCCTGAGCGAGCTTATTCGATGCGTGGTGCCACCGAACTGGCCCCATGAGAACTGGGAGCCGCACGTCTACGATTTTTTGCTGAAGCAGTTGGAGGAGCATCCGGAGCAGCTGGGGTGGAACCGCTATGTCGGCCTTGTCTCTCCAGATGGCTCGCGCACTTTGATTGGTTCGTTGGGTGGGTTCACTAAAGATGACTCGTCGGAGGCCGAGATTGGATATGGTTTTTTGCCTGAGTTTCAAGGACAAGGTTTTGCTACGGAGGGTGCGCGGGCGTTGATTGAATACCTTCGCGGTCATGAAGGGATTGTGAGCGTGATTGCGCATACGTTTCCTTCGATACCGGCTTCGATTCGGGTAATGGAGAAGTGCGGGATGGTGTTTGACGGGGATGGGGAGGAGGCGGGGACGGTTCGGTATCGGTTGGTGCTGCGGCCTTTGGTGCTGGCGCCTGTCCTTACTGGATGA
- the hisH gene encoding imidazole glycerol phosphate synthase subunit HisH, translating into MIAVIDYKAGNLTSVVKTLDYLRAPEVVITQDPGVVRGADKLVLPGVGHFQATSLLTQLGLTDAIRESVAKGTWFLGICVGLQWLFDCSTEAPGVVGLGHVEGMCERFPALHQGTELKSPHVGWNSLECVREDSRLLRSVKNGGFVYYTHSWRAPVVRATAAITEYGGAFTSVLEKENVMGVQFHPEKSSAVGLQVLKNFVEL; encoded by the coding sequence ATGATTGCTGTCATTGATTACAAGGCGGGCAATTTGACCAGCGTGGTGAAGACGTTGGACTACCTGCGTGCGCCCGAAGTTGTTATAACGCAGGACCCCGGAGTGGTACGTGGTGCGGACAAGTTGGTATTGCCTGGGGTTGGGCATTTTCAGGCTACCTCTCTGCTAACACAATTGGGGCTCACGGATGCAATTCGGGAGAGTGTTGCGAAGGGCACTTGGTTTCTGGGGATTTGCGTTGGACTGCAGTGGCTGTTTGATTGTTCGACTGAGGCCCCGGGAGTTGTGGGGTTGGGGCATGTTGAGGGGATGTGCGAACGGTTTCCTGCTCTTCATCAAGGGACGGAGTTGAAGTCACCGCATGTAGGGTGGAATTCGCTCGAGTGTGTCAGAGAGGATTCGAGATTGTTGCGTAGCGTGAAGAATGGTGGGTTTGTTTACTATACGCACTCGTGGCGAGCTCCTGTAGTTCGTGCAACCGCTGCGATCACGGAGTATGGCGGGGCTTTTACTAGCGTGCTGGAGAAGGAAAACGTGATGGGAGTGCAGTTTCATCCGGAGAAGTCGAGCGCAGTGGGATTACAGGTCTTGAAGAACTTTGTGGAGTTGTAG
- the tatA gene encoding twin-arginine translocase TatA/TatE family subunit: MGELFTPTHLIVIAVVVLVLFGGKKLPELGKGLGEGLRGFKDGMKGVTDEVNKPAETSHTVTPKPEETAK, from the coding sequence ATGGGCGAACTATTTACACCAACACACCTCATCGTCATCGCAGTCGTTGTCCTCGTCCTGTTCGGCGGCAAGAAGCTGCCTGAGCTCGGAAAAGGCCTCGGCGAAGGCCTCCGCGGCTTCAAGGACGGCATGAAAGGCGTCACCGACGAGGTCAACAAGCCCGCCGAAACATCGCACACCGTCACTCCCAAGCCGGAAGAGACAGCCAAGTAG
- a CDS encoding polyphosphate kinase 2 family protein — protein sequence MKIKSPYLVKPHTKVRLAKKSTSDTGSYKSEEAAAATLVKHRKQLADLQDVFYANQSKALLIVLQGMDTAGKDGTISHIFSGINPQGCDVASFKVPTPLEARHDFLWRAHAQVPPRGMINIFNRSHYEDVLSPRVHKLISAKVASRHLEDINEFESMLFDNDVLILKFYLHISRDEQTRRLQSRIDDTKKHWKLSEADLHERKFWPQYIDAYDHILSTTSPKHAPWFVIPSDNKWYRNIAISTIIVDLMQSLKLKFPDPTVDASAIKL from the coding sequence ATGAAGATCAAGTCGCCTTATCTCGTTAAGCCGCACACCAAAGTACGGCTGGCGAAGAAATCAACATCCGACACCGGGAGTTACAAGTCCGAAGAGGCTGCCGCAGCGACTCTGGTCAAACACCGGAAGCAGCTCGCAGATCTGCAGGACGTCTTCTACGCCAACCAGAGCAAGGCCCTGCTCATCGTCCTGCAGGGCATGGACACAGCCGGCAAAGACGGTACCATCAGCCACATCTTCTCCGGCATCAACCCCCAGGGTTGCGACGTCGCCTCCTTCAAGGTGCCCACGCCGCTCGAAGCCCGCCACGACTTCCTTTGGAGAGCCCACGCCCAGGTTCCCCCTCGCGGCATGATCAACATCTTCAACCGCTCCCACTATGAGGACGTCCTCTCCCCGCGTGTCCACAAACTCATCTCCGCCAAAGTCGCAAGCCGCCATTTGGAGGACATCAACGAGTTCGAGAGCATGCTCTTCGACAACGACGTCCTCATCCTCAAGTTCTACCTGCACATCTCCCGCGACGAGCAGACTCGCCGCCTCCAGTCACGCATCGACGACACCAAAAAGCACTGGAAGCTCTCCGAAGCCGACCTCCACGAGCGCAAGTTCTGGCCCCAGTACATCGACGCCTACGACCACATCCTCTCCACCACCAGCCCCAAACACGCCCCGTGGTTCGTCATCCCATCCGACAACAAGTGGTACCGCAACATCGCCATCTCCACGATCATCGTCGACCTGATGCAAAGTCTGAAACTCAAATTCCCAGACCCCACCGTCGACGCCTCCGCCATCAAGCTCTAG